Within the Chloroflexota bacterium genome, the region GGCGTGAGGTGAGCCATGAAGAGCCTGGATGACACGATTGCGGCGATTTCCACACCCCTTGGGCAGGGCGGGATCGGCATCGTGCGCATGAGCGGCCCCGACGCGCTGCCCATTGCGCGGCGGCTGTTTCGGCCCGCGCGCGGGCGCGCCGCCGCGCCGTGGCCTGCCTTCCGCCTGCGCCACGGGTTCATCGTGGACCCGGCCACCGACGCCCGCGTGGACGAGGTGCTTGTGGCCTACATGCCCGCGCCCCGAACCTACACGCGCCAGGACATCGTGGAGATCAACGGGCACGGCGGCATCGTGGCCCTGCGCCGCATTTTGGAACTGGCGCTCCGCGAGGGGGCGCGCCTGGCCGAGCCGGGGGAGTTCACCCTGCGCGCGTTTGTGAACGGCCGCATAGACCTGGCGCAGGCCGAGGCGGTCTTGGACATCGTGAATGCGCACACCGACGCGGCGCTGCGCCTGGCCGTGGGCCAACTGGAGGGGCGCCTGTCCTCACAGGTACGGCGCGTGCGCGCGTGCCTTCTGTCGGTGCTGGCCTACCTGGAGGCCACCATTGACTTCGTGGAAGACGAAGTGCCCCCGCAGGATGTTGGCCCCGTGCTGAACATCGGTGCCGACATGCTCCGCAACCTGCTGCGCGGCGCGGACCAGGGCATCATCTACCGCCACGGGATCCGCACCGCCATCGTGGGCCGGCCCAACGTGGGCAAATCCAGCCTGCTCAACGCCCTCTTGCGCACGGACCGCGCCATCGTTACTCCGATACCGGGGACGACGCGGGATACCCTGGAGGAGACCCTGAACCTGAAGGGAGTGCCCTTCGTCCTGGTGGACACGGCTGGCATCGTGGGCGCGACGGCCGATCCGGTGGAGCAACTGGGGATTGAGCGGAGCCGACGGGCTGTGCGCCAGGCCGACCTGGTGCTGGTGGTCGTGGACGGGAGCGAGCCGCTTCGCCCCGAGGATGCCGCCATCGCCGAACTGACTCAGGGTCGGGCGAGCATCGCGGTGGTGAACAAGTGCGACCTGCCGACCGTCGCGAACCTTGAGGGATTCCTGCCCAACGCCCCGCGGGTGCGCATCTCGGCGCTGACCGGTGAGGGGCTGGACGACTTAAGGGCCGCCATGCTGAAACTGGCCCTTGGGGGCGAGGTGCTGGCCGGCGATGGCGTCCTGGTGGGCAGCGTGCGCCACAAAGAGGCCCTGGCCCGCGCGCTGGATCACCTGGAGAAGGCCCAGGCCACCCTGCGCCAGGGCCTGCCGGCAGACTTCGTCGCCATAGACCTGCGCGCCGCGCTGGACGCGCTGGGCGAGATCACCGGCCAAACGATCACCCCTGACCTGCTGGACAGCATCTTCTCCAACTTCTGCATCGGCAAGTAGCGTAACAGGGGCGGCGTTTGGAGCGCGAAAGCCGCAAGCCCGCGCGAAGGGCGCGAAAGGGAGTCCGTGCCTTTCGCACCTCTTCGCAGACTTCGTGCTCCGGGCATGTGCTCGCCGGTTCCGTTGTCCCCCTGCGCGTCGGGGGCGAGTCTCCTACGCCT harbors:
- the mnmE gene encoding tRNA uridine-5-carboxymethylaminomethyl(34) synthesis GTPase MnmE; amino-acid sequence: MKSLDDTIAAISTPLGQGGIGIVRMSGPDALPIARRLFRPARGRAAAPWPAFRLRHGFIVDPATDARVDEVLVAYMPAPRTYTRQDIVEINGHGGIVALRRILELALREGARLAEPGEFTLRAFVNGRIDLAQAEAVLDIVNAHTDAALRLAVGQLEGRLSSQVRRVRACLLSVLAYLEATIDFVEDEVPPQDVGPVLNIGADMLRNLLRGADQGIIYRHGIRTAIVGRPNVGKSSLLNALLRTDRAIVTPIPGTTRDTLEETLNLKGVPFVLVDTAGIVGATADPVEQLGIERSRRAVRQADLVLVVVDGSEPLRPEDAAIAELTQGRASIAVVNKCDLPTVANLEGFLPNAPRVRISALTGEGLDDLRAAMLKLALGGEVLAGDGVLVGSVRHKEALARALDHLEKAQATLRQGLPADFVAIDLRAALDALGEITGQTITPDLLDSIFSNFCIGK